catgcatattttttacaaCCATGGCTTGATTCTCCCCAAACATTAAGGtccagtttgtttgttaatgATAACTTTTGCATGACATCGCAGATTATTTATATCATTGTATGTTTATAATTGTAATAATCCAATCAGGGTTTCAATGTCTCAAATACCCATTtgattttaaattcaaaattattattattattaaataaaatagtcACTCTTCTAGTAGAGCTGGGAGTTGCATTCAACCTGCAAGAAAAGCAGCTCGCAAAAGAGTCTCACCTGTCGTAGGCGCAGTTGGTGTTGACGCTGGCCGTGGTGTCGACATTCATGTCGATGAGGAAAGTGAAGCGATGATCTGTGACAAGTGCGGAGTTCTTGAACTGAGCTTCTGTCATATACGTGCAGTCGGCGTTGAAATCTCCGGCAATCAGGACATTCTAGCAAAGGACCATGTTTCGTTCAGTTGTCTTAACTGCTTATTATAGGTTTTATGTGTTTTCTGGATATCAAAACTTTTATTGGAATTAAGTGGGTTGATCTGAAAGCAGAGAGGAAGGTTAATGTTCaatgtagagagagagggacgCGGGGGAACGGGGTGGAAAGGGAAGATGCAAGAGGACTAGTCGTTACCGGTGTGTGAAGTGCTGCCACCATGTCGTCATACACCTTCACCAGGCTGTTCATCTCCTGCAAGGCTGCTGCGGGCTTTAGGTGAACTCCACAACGGCAAAGGTGCTGACACCTGAAAGGATAACATGTCATCGTCATTTCTACTTATAATGTATGTCTAGCTATTCTTTTTTGAGCCATCTACTCAGCCAATTCTAGTGGTCTCCATTGTATGCCCCATCCTTCCAAGTACATGTACAAAGCTCTAAGCATCGAGCAACCTTCACTAAATCATGTATACCACAGTACCACCAATAGCAGCCTcaccatcaacagcagcaagagaaacaagaacaacaataataaggatgatgatgatgatgacgatgatgatgatgatgatgatgatggcttttACTCATTATGCAAACTTGGTCACAGCGCAAGTAATATTACTAAATGTAATGCCACCCACGACTATGGAAGCCCACTTACCAGCCTGTGTGGTGTGAAACAACACGGCATAAGGATCTCGTTCAAACTGGTCATGTGCATCGGGAAATTCTCGGACTTGCACGGCAGACAATTTGTCGTTTCTAAAGATAAAAgattaaactaaactaaaaacaaatactgGGACAGTAGTAAACAAAGCATCTAGTCGGACAAATAACTTGGGTGTGTGCTTTGGTCTTCCCTGACAGGGAGCCGGCACACAAGTAACGCATGCTGCACGTTCCTGATTAATGATGAAGCGATGTGGGGTAGGGGAAGTGGGTAAGTAAAGCAGTCAGAAAAAGATATTCGACTCAACCTTATCATAACAGACCTTACAAGGCATTaaacttctttttcctttataaTTAACCCTTTAAGTGCACAAAAGAACAGGGCAATCGTATGATCACAGCTGTTTCAAAAGTCTAGGGTTCTTTACCCAAATCGTAAACCTTGGGTTTCAGCATTTAGCTAATTCACCTAAATATATACAGACGTGATCAAaacagagtgagagagtgcTGATGTCTATAGagctgtattttaaaataggGCTACACGCAGTCAAAcagtatgacaatgaatagcATCAACAGGATGATAGGTATACACATCTGTACAGTGTTAAACAGTGTGATGgtgtacacacctgtacaggatTGCCACGTGTTCTTTGTAGGACGTTCTTCCAGAGGCGGAGCTGAGTTTCAAGCTGTAAGGCCCGCCGTTCCTGGAGACAGACAACCGTCAAAACCAGGTGGGTTAGCGtagtgcaaacacacacacgtggctATATGTAAAGGcagcaaaagataaataaatacataaaaaatatattaaaaaattaaaaaaaaatagcgagtaggggagaataaaaaaaagaagaattaataaagaaaaacaaacaacaaaacccgCACCTGTTCAAAGCCTGAATCACAACGTTGACGGCATCAGTGTCGATCACCTCCAAGATAACGGCGATGTCAAAGCCGTGCAAAACCTGCAAACACGTCATGGAGGAAGGTGTCTTTATGAAGTTTAACAGAGAGGCATGCATGCTTCTTAAGTTAAACAGTTGATGGAGGCATGTGTCCTTGTGAAGTGAAATTTGTGTTTAACGTTTTCAATGCCAGCGTATGATTTTAATTAGTGTAGTTCACCTTTTTACTCTATGTATGCGTTTGACAAGGAGGGGGGTGTTTTTGTGATGTTAATCACAGCTTAATTACTGATGCACTGGTCCCTTCCCATTAGGTGTGTAGGCAGTGgcaggggttttttttctgtgtgggGGTTGGGGAGACAGGAGGGATGATGAGAAGGCTGGAATAAAAGAACTCGGAGAACAGTTAGCTCTGTTACACACGTGACAGGGTCTGCATTGTATTTGGTTTTTGATGTGATAACGGTTAATGTGAATGGCGACAATTAGTGTGGGTACACACCTGCACAATGTGATTGACGATAGTCGCATTTGAGCTCTTTGAATTGCCGAGGCGCTGGATATTGAAGGAACCAATTGTCAGAGCAGATTCCGTCGACTGCAAAATGATCAACAGCACAAGGGCGGATCCAAGCATCGCGAGCTTTCCGAGCATGACTGAGCTCTGGTGCTGGTCAGATGATGAAGAACAGTTGGTGATTTGGTGATGCCGGACTGCTGGTGATTTGGTGAGGTCTGTCAGCTCACTTTTCGATTGCACTAATTATAACGGGCTACAACATGTAacatataaaaattatcttttattgtatttttattggtGTCATGATAAAACCGTGTGTCCTGGTTTCTATCATAACCGTTCTAAACTTTACACAGCATTGAAATTTTAGAACACATTGACTTAAGTTCCTACTTAAAAGTTTAAATAcgatacttttctttttagccctttcttctatctctcttttcttcactctctctcacacacagagttatTCATACCACATAATGACACAAAACAATCACGAGAAGTATCTCCAAGCTCTTACCTTCTACTCTGGCTTGATGATGAAAGATAATAAACacgttttatattttatgcttttttccctataaaaaccaaacaaaaaggtTAAAAGATAAGCAAGGCGATAACTAATCATTTGATCGCCTTACGTCCATGTGAACCTCACAGACGTCTGCAGCAAATCCCGTTTCTTATCTTCACTACACGATCTGAGTAAAGTTTAGTGCAAGAAAGTATTTTCAAGTCTAGACGAATACGCCCTTTCCGTTttcatgcctacaaacatcaactTGCCTCCGCGGAAGTTATTTCAAtcctttcttccctctctcgtGAATCCGTATGACACTCGACAAGATCCTTGTTTTCTCTCGAACACCCTGTTGTGTTGTGTCTCTGCTGCTTTACTTCcctttctcccccaccccaacacccACACATGTTTCTCTTGTCTTTAAGTTTTATGTATTAatgtaatgtatttatttattaacctCGGAAACTGTAAATCCCCGGTAGTCGACCCAGTCTTTGTGCCATCTCTCGAACACCCGGTATCGTGTCTTGTGTGCAccttccctctccccaccccaccaccacaacatACATCCTGCATGCTTTGGCTTCTTGCTTCTTTGTtcgttttattatttacttgctAACTTTGTTTACCAGCTTACTGAATGCCCAGCTGACAGAACTGGTGCACAAGCATTCGTATATTTTATGGTTGATAAACTGGCCCTATATTTACAAACAGCTGTTCACTCTTGTATTTAATGTTACAGGGACCGCACAAACGGTTACAGTAAATTATGatgaaaagacatttaaagtACGTGTAATTCTTGGGATATTCTgtttattatataatatttatagttAGGATCAACAAGCTGAGTGTTGTGAAGCCAGGAGAACGGGTACTTGAGACAGGCAGAGACTTTTTTCCTAACTGCACTCTAGAATATTGCCCCAGTTGCCATCAATAGGAACATTCGTGACTGAGAACTTCACAAAGGTTTTtcgaaaaagaaaagtagaaaacagATAAGCATCATTGAGCATAAATGTGGACGCCGCCTCTgaaatgtcatttctttgttcAAGGGGTTGGTGGACATCTTGTAGCCGACGTGGGCAAGGAATGGGAGGATTTGCGCTTAAAatgctttacaaacaaaaaacgttAAGACggcagaaatgaaaaacactTTAATGTCAGACGGCGCTGGAGCTTCGGGTGGTTTCTCCTGGTTGTCGCAACTTGACGAATCATGTTACACACTCTTCGGGATCGCGTTTATTGTCACATATGGCACTGCGAAGCTTGAATGGAGGAGTTAAATCTTCTAATGTATTTTCACCTCGATGGGGTAGTGATCGCTGACCGCCTGAGCCTGGAACAGCACAGATATGTATATGTTCAGAAAGACACTTTCCTGTCGTTCCTTTGTCTCTGAAATTTTAGTAGAAAGCATTATTTCACACTTAATTAGTAATTTCGCTCACACAGGTAAAGTGACACAGCAGAAAGGTAAGCTACATCCTGAAATATGCCCACGAACAGGTAAAGTAGCATGCACACGAGCTCGCACATGTCGGTAAGTTCGTACGTGCGTTGTCCCTACATGCCTCACCTCAACGGTGGTCAGGTGTAGGGCTTTGGGGAGATTGATGACCCGAGCACTGCCCGGCACCACGGCTGCTGTCAGCTGACTTCCGGCCACCACAAACCTATAAATCACCATCATTATGATCATCATCCTGGAGACAGCTGCAAAAGCGGTGATACTTTACAATGCGGCACAATAAAACCTTTTCGGtaccgtcttttttttttatttttgcatctccgaagaaatggaaataataatttaaaaaatgcgtCAATCCGTGACCAATCTGAAATCTGTCTAGAGACATTTCAgaacaaatgtaaaagaatatGATATTTTGGTCAAATGCCAACAAAGAATCTACcaacacaaatacaacaatGTATACAGAGAAGAATATGACTTTATAGATGACAGCTGAATTTCCAGATGtatctgtttttttcttaatttctaacTTAAGGTTACTCATCACAATAGGATGATCAATTCTACAACTCGCATGTCTATACTGGCAACCTAATCTGTTAGTGCATCACTTACTAAGAAAAGGTTTAACCTCTCtaattgtgtgtatgcataacATAATTTTCGAGAATATACATTTCATACAATTCTCTTCAGAAATTAAGTTACAGCTACAGTCTATAGATATAACCTTTGCATGACGTCGTGGATTATTTACGTGTATAATTGTAATAATCCAGGCAGGGTCTCCAGTCCCAGTCTCCTGGTAGCATACATAGTGCATCTTTACTCTCATGATGCGCTTTTGTAACTCGTTATAAAATATagggttgttgtttttaattgtccttatatatatatagaccaGAAAAATGTCgctctgttttttttaatctttgctgTAATTATAATCTAGTTTCTATTTTAAGAACTCTTTTAGtttaaattcaaaattgttattaaatgaAAGTCACTCCTTTAGAAGATGGTGAAAGTTGCTGTCAAcctgcacaaaataaacaataaaaacaacaacaaaaaacagagcGCAAAAGTCTCACCTGTCGTAGGCGCAGTTGGTGTTGTCGCTGGCCGTGGTGTCGACATTCGTGTCGATGAGGAAAGTGAAGCGATGGTCTTTGACAAGAGCGGAGTTCTTGAACCGAGCTTCGTTCATATACGAGCAGTCGGCGTTGAAATCTCCGGCAATGAGGATGTTCTAACAAAGGATCATAATCGTTCAGCGATTAATTTGTTGTCGTAACTGCTTCTTACAAATTCTATGTGTTTTCTGAATATCAAAACGCTTTATTGGAATCAATTCGTCTATTGATTACAATGACACATTTGTTGTCCAGTTTCTTGTACACACTACTGAATGCTGCCAACGGATCTACTGTTTTGCAAGTGTAGTTGGCATCTGAAAACTTGAATATGCATGTGGTTGAACAATATAGATGGTCGAGTAAACGCCtacaaaagtgttttttttatcagtcaAAAGAAAGCCATTTATTAACTGAATTACGCAAACGTAACACAGAATTGGGAAGAATCATCAGCAAGAGAATGAAAGCAATGAAGTGATTgctcaggggaaaaaaacaacaaaagcaaccCCTATCcccaacagaaaaacaaacttgaaagacGTTTCTGATCCAGTGGTATTTCTAACTGACCAGTTAACCGCTAGGCACCTCGTCCCGTATGATGCTTAACCAGTCATATCGCGACTTCGGATAATCCTATAAGTAACTTTAATTAGCATtgttgctttctctctctctatttttgttttgagagcAGAGGGGGTAATTGATCTACAATCAAAATATCAGATATGAGGACACGAATAGTATAGTTTAATCCGGGTGTTacgatgtgtatgtgtatgtgtatgtgtacgtttGTATGCGCGCCTAATTCCACACAATTTCTATTGTTGATTAATTTCTTGATTGAATGGATATCCCTACCTCTAACAGGCTGAATGGGGCAGCTCTGATTAAGcttctttgttctgtttgcGCTCAGTTCTGGTTTTATCATTAGCTAGCAGATTTATATATTCCTTTAGTACCTCTCTGTCCTGGATTGTCTGAGGCATCTTGTCCTTTTCCTTTTCGAATGGACAGATGAGATCGAAGTTTTCGTTGACTAACGGTCTCGATATTCTGCCACTTCCTTCATGGTCGGTGATCTGTAGTATTCACTTTAGCTGTTGTGCCTCCAGAGCGCTTtgtaaacaactgttttaaCGAATTAATGCTTCAATCCTACCTCAACTTCTTTGCTTGGATGCACCGATGAAACGATTGAACAACTTTAAACTGTTTAGATCTAGTCTTTTATTAACGATcggagtgatctccctttcgtAAACTAATGGCGGATGACCTGATTTCTTCTACAGCTTACTCTTCACGCATGGACAGTATACGAGggacaggggaaaaaaaaccaaacaaataacacatgagctataaaagaataaacaacattaCTAATAAAGAGCAAAATATAAtccagaaaacgcaaagaggaaccaaataacaagaagaagaactgaAGGCGACATGATGCTACAAACGGAAGGGTGTGAAaatggactagcattgtgtgcaaggttgttagaagtaatgtttacggaagaggtgcgttttcagggAAAATGAAGATTAACGCTCAATtctaggagagagagaggcgtgAGGTGGGGTGGCGGTGGGGTAGAAGATGTAAAGGGAAGCTACCTTTGTTTGAAGTGCTGTGGTCATGTCATCATACACCGTCACCAGGCTGTTCATCTCCTCCAAGGCTTTATCGGGCTTCAAGTGAACTCCCACAACGGCAAAGCTTCTGACAACTAAAAGGATAAACGATACCGTCATTTCTACTTATACATTTAATCTagctagtttttattttattttttatcatccaCACAACCATTTCCCGTGTCTCTTCGTGTGCTCCATCCGCTAGGTGTACTGACTACTGCACTAAGCTCTGACCAAACTGGCGCACatgattttgtgtgtgaacaGCAACATCACTGGTAGCCCACTTACCGGAGTCTTTGGTGTGAAACAACACGGCATAAGGATCGCGCTCAAACTCATCATTATCGGAAAAGTTCGGCTTTTCTTGGCAGACAATTTGTCgtttctaaagaaaaaagattaaaaggatAAAGGAATAATGAAAcagtaataaacaaataaaggaacTAATCGAACAGATGAACtcgggtaaaaaaaaatgaatgaaagagagaaaacattttcggaagagaaataaaattaaggtaGACTAAAATCTCTCGCGCCCTGAACGTACCAAGTTGCTATAACCTCATACCCTCATGACAAGGTGACCTTTTGGTACGGGATTTGGCAGAGCAGAACAGACAGAGCACACGCTACGAAAGCTGCAGGCTGCTGATCAGGGCAAAACGGGGTGGGGATAGGTGAAGCAAGTTTAGAAAAAATCATCCAACTCATCATAACAACAGATTTTACATGGAATTAAacttcagtttttcttctttactctTTCAGTGCCTTAATACAGAGTGGTTAACTCCTTTATAATATCaaaaatgcatattttgttctttaacGAATCGAAGACCTCGGTTCCTGTGTTCAGTTAAATATATACAGACGTGATTAAAATAACGTGAGAGAGTGCTTATATCAATAGAGTTACACACAGTCAAATACGAATAGCATCAACAGCATGATTAATATACATAACTGTACATCGTCAAACAGCGTGGTGGTATACATACTACATACCTGTACAGTATTGCTACATGTTCTTTGTAGCTCGATCTTCCAGAGGGGGAACTGAGCTTCAGGCTGTAGGGCCCACTGTACCTGGAAAGAggcaatcatcatcaacacacatccacacacagagGCATACCCGGTAGGTGGGTGGTGGTAGGAAgatcaaataaatgaataaatgtaagACTAAAGAAATAAGGAATACAGAAGGcagaaactttgaaaaagaaaaaaaaaaagggaataaaaaacGCACTTGTTCAAAGCCTTGAGGACAACATCGATGGCATCAGCGTTCATCACCTCCAAGATAACGGCAATGTCAAAGCCACGCAGAACCTGCAGACACATCATTAGAGGTGTCTTTGTGAAGTTAATCATGTTTGTGGGACATGTGACACAGGTGAATGACAATTTATGCTTTTAATTGATATTGGGGTTTGTTGGTTGCTTTGGTAGAAAGGTGCTTCCACCTTATTACATGTGTAACATGGCCTGAACTGCAGTTTTATGCGCATCCTCCCAGTGTGACAACGGACAGGTAGCGTTTGGTTTGAGCCTGCACAATGTAACTGAGGACAGTTAGTGTTGGTACCTTCACAAGTTGACGGAGGATTTTCGCATTTGAGGCCTTTTCGTTGCCGAGGCGCCGGATATTGAAGGCACCAATCGTCAGTGTAGACTCTGTGGATTGCAATATGGTTAACAGCACAATGGAGGATCCAAGCAGTGCGAGCTTTCCGAGCATGACTGAGTTAAGGTGCTGGTCAGCGGATGAAGAGCTGGTGATTTGGTGTTCCCGAGGTGATCGTCAACCGCTAGAGAAGAAAAGCTCGTACAACAGTGTACAACAGTGCCGCGAGTTAGGAAGGCGGCAGCAATGAGTAAATTCTACTCTATTCAGAAGTGTGGGAAGCAATAAATAGAGCCAAAGctgtacaaaataaagatgGAATACTTACCTCGTTTTATTCAGCAGTTTTAGTAAGACT
The sequence above is a segment of the Pomacea canaliculata isolate SZHN2017 linkage group LG6, ASM307304v1, whole genome shotgun sequence genome. Coding sequences within it:
- the LOC112566954 gene encoding deoxyribonuclease-1-like — encoded protein: MLGKLAMLGSALVLLIILQSTESALTIGSFNIQRLGNSKSSNATIVNHIVQVLHGFDIAVILEVIDTDAVNVVIQALNRNGGPYSLKLSSASGRTSYKEHVAILYRNDKLSAVQVREFPDAHDQFERDPYAVLFHTTQAGVSTFAVVEFTNVLIAGDFNADCTYMTEAQFKNSALVTDHRFTFLIDMNVDTTASVNTNCAYDRFVVAGK
- the LOC112566773 gene encoding deoxyribonuclease gamma-like isoform X1 yields the protein MPQTIQDRENILIAGDFNADCSYMNEARFKNSALVKDHRFTFLIDTNVDTTASDNTNCAYDRFVVAGSQLTAAVVPGSARVINLPKALHLTTVEAQAVSDHYPIEVKIH
- the LOC112566773 gene encoding deoxyribonuclease gamma-like isoform X2; translated protein: MKNILIAGDFNADCSYMNEARFKNSALVKDHRFTFLIDTNVDTTASDNTNCAYDRFVVAGSQLTAAVVPGSARVINLPKALHLTTVEAQAVSDHYPIEVKIH
- the LOC112566955 gene encoding deoxyribonuclease-1-like 1, with the translated sequence MCLQVLRGFDIAVILEVMNADAIDVVLKALNKYSGPYSLKLSSPSGRSSYKEHVAILYRYVKRQIVCQEKPNFSDNDEFERDPYAVLFHTKDSVVRSFAVVGVHLKPDKALEEMNSLVTVYDDMTTALQTKVASLYIFYPTATPPHASLSPRIER